Sequence from the Helianthus annuus cultivar XRQ/B chromosome 13, HanXRQr2.0-SUNRISE, whole genome shotgun sequence genome:
CTTTTGTGACCTTTATCGCTTTGATAACATCCGCTTTTGACACCCAAACCTAGGGATCTTTTAACACAAGATAGGAGGAACTGGGTAAACATGCAAATCAAATTATCATTACGGGTGCACACGTAATAGTAAtttggggtgcatgtgagtccctgTGAGACCTAGCGTATGGAAAGGATCCTGTCCCATTATCCGACATAATTGGGGATTTAACTATCCATAGGAGCCATGACGATGATTGATTCCTACTCGATCTTGATCTTTCCTCTTTCCACTTCCTTGTTTACTTGTACTGGATATGGAAATAACATGCGCAACATATCTTTCTCATGTTGCTATATTGTGAAtgtagaatcatgagtggacaaAATGGTGGACGCGGCGGTGGATGTGGCAACATTGTCATTACTCAGGCGGATTTGACAGACCTTATCAACACACGAGTGGCAGAGGCTTTAGCTGCTCAGCAAGCTGGTACGAAACCTTCGACAAAATGACTCTTGTACTTTATTTGTGTATCCGAATTCACATTCGTGCGTCGTACGTTCTTTTATCTTCGGGTCAACACCCGATTCAGAACAATCAGCCCATCTGTAcattcaaggtgttcatggattGTAGGCCACAATctttcagtgggactgaaggagcGGTGGGACTCCTTCATTGGTTTGAGAAAGCCGAATCAGCATTTGCGATGTGTAACTATCCGGCCAGAGACAGAGTGAAGTTTGCTACAGGCACgttggaggatggtgccttaacttggtggaacgcccaagttcaaatgcTTGGTATTGACATGGTAAATGCAACACCTTGGGACAAATTCAAGGAGCtgatgtgggaggagtactgccCCCGCGATCAAATTCAAAAGCTAGAGAACAAGTactataatttgaaaatggtgggatcagagatcgaagcctaCACGAAGCGTTCTCAGGAGCTAACAAAGATGTGCCCCAACCTATCAAACCCACCCAACAAGCGAATTGAGTAGTATCTCAATGGATTAGTGCCTCATATCAAGAGGATGGTTACCTTTGCTAATCTCGACAACTTGCCGCGGATCATTCGTTTGGCTCACAAGATCACCGACCATGAAGTTGAACGTGGTACACTCCCAGAGCGTGGTGCGGTGATTGCTCCTGTTACTAACAACATACACAAGTGGAATGACTCAGACAAAGGCTCTAACTCTAGCCAGCAACAGAAGAGGGCCgccaacaacaataacaatcgcAACTTCAACCAGTCTTCTTCTCCTAATCAGAACCAAGGCTCTAATCAGAACCAGGGCTCGTACGCTGGCAGACAACCGAAGTGTAATAAGTGTAACTACCATCACCATGGGCAGTGCACTAGGACATGTCAGAGATGTGAGAAGGTAGGCCATTTGGCGAAAGATTGCAGAGCTCAGTTCCCAAAGCAAttgcagcaacaacaacaacaacaacagaagtaacaaccacaacagcagcagGGTAATCGAAAGGGTTGCTTTCAGCGTGGAAGTGAGGGTCATTTCAAAAGGGATTTCCCGCAGCTAAACTAAAACGCCAACAATAAtgaaaacaacaacaacaacaccgggaa
This genomic interval carries:
- the LOC110900785 gene encoding uncharacterized protein LOC110900785, translating into MTLVLYLCIRIHIRASYVLLSSGQHPIQNNQPICTFKVFMDCRPQSFSGTEGAVGLLHWFEKAESAFAMCNYPARDRVKFATGTLEDGALTWWNAQVQMLGIDMVNATPWDKFKELMWEEYCPRDQIQKLENKYYNLKMVGSEIEAYTKRSQELTKMCPNLSNPPNKRIE